One stretch of Candidatus Stygibacter australis DNA includes these proteins:
- a CDS encoding OmpH family outer membrane protein, giving the protein MRRTILLVILAILGSSAVYAASLSIAYIDTDRVMMESQDTQEAQQLFQAEQQAWQDEVAEMDAEIQRLRDDYEQKKMILREEGKTEAQNRIKELADQRDAKVNEIFGDNGKAMQKNAELLEPILDKLKNVIEAISTDDNIDIVLDASTGGILYAVPSLDITDDVIERMNKLTDGETDN; this is encoded by the coding sequence ATGAGAAGAACTATATTATTAGTGATACTGGCAATACTGGGTAGTAGCGCAGTATATGCAGCATCTTTGAGCATAGCTTATATTGATACTGATAGAGTGATGATGGAAAGTCAGGACACTCAGGAAGCACAGCAGCTTTTTCAGGCAGAACAGCAAGCCTGGCAGGATGAAGTAGCAGAAATGGATGCCGAAATCCAAAGACTGCGTGATGACTATGAGCAGAAGAAAATGATCCTTAGAGAAGAAGGAAAAACTGAAGCTCAGAACAGGATCAAAGAACTCGCTGACCAGAGAGATGCCAAAGTAAATGAGATATTTGGTGATAACGGAAAAGCAATGCAGAAAAATGCTGAATTGCTGGAACCCATTCTGGACAAGCTCAAGAACGTAATTGAAGCCATTTCGACTGATGACAATATCGATATCGTGCTTGATGCCTCTACTGGTGGAATTTTATATGCAGTTCCCAGTCTGGATATCACTGATGATGTGATTGAAAGAATGAATAAACTCACAGATGGTGAAACTGATAATTAG
- the lpxD gene encoding UDP-3-O-(3-hydroxymyristoyl)glucosamine N-acyltransferase, which produces MKVFKSEFTPVIISQWIPGELVERKTIELNNVSELEEANENSVCFYQNKSFYDKLLQTKAGLIFVPADFDVKLITGSNLFKTENPYIFYMMLVQKWLELDEPLLKKERHPSLAIHETAEIAKDVELGENTVIAEGVKIGSGTRIGANCYIGMNVEIGENCHFYANVNIYEDCRIGNKVILHSGVVVGADGFGFLLHQGKQFKLPQVGNVIIHDDVEIGANSCIDRATLGSTVIGANTKIDNLVQIGHNCVIGKSTIICAQVGLAGNTTIGDRVYLAGQVGAAGHIYIGDEVMVGAQSGVTGNVPAGKKIFGYPARDAGLTKRIMASEKHLPEIVKYFRKKLKESE; this is translated from the coding sequence ATGAAAGTCTTTAAGTCTGAGTTTACCCCAGTCATTATTTCCCAGTGGATACCGGGAGAATTGGTTGAGAGGAAAACTATCGAATTGAATAACGTATCAGAGCTTGAAGAAGCAAATGAAAACTCTGTCTGCTTTTACCAGAATAAATCATTTTATGATAAATTGCTTCAGACTAAAGCCGGCTTGATCTTTGTCCCTGCTGATTTTGATGTGAAACTGATAACTGGGTCGAATCTTTTTAAAACAGAAAATCCTTATATTTTTTATATGATGCTGGTTCAGAAATGGCTTGAACTGGATGAACCTTTATTAAAAAAGGAACGTCATCCAAGTTTGGCAATCCATGAAACAGCCGAAATCGCAAAAGACGTGGAACTGGGTGAAAATACAGTAATTGCAGAGGGTGTAAAAATCGGCAGTGGAACCAGAATTGGTGCTAATTGCTATATCGGCATGAACGTGGAGATTGGAGAAAACTGTCATTTTTATGCTAATGTGAATATCTATGAAGATTGCCGGATTGGTAATAAAGTAATACTTCACAGTGGAGTGGTAGTGGGGGCAGATGGTTTTGGCTTCCTGCTTCATCAGGGTAAACAGTTCAAATTACCGCAGGTGGGTAATGTTATCATCCATGACGATGTGGAAATCGGGGCGAATAGCTGCATTGACCGGGCAACTCTGGGATCAACTGTAATTGGTGCAAATACGAAAATTGATAATCTGGTTCAGATCGGACATAATTGCGTGATTGGAAAAAGCACGATCATCTGTGCTCAGGTAGGACTTGCTGGCAATACCACAATAGGTGACAGGGTCTATCTGGCAGGTCAAGTAGGTGCTGCTGGTCACATTTATATCGGTGATGAAGTTATGGTAGGTGCTCAATCCGGTGTTACTGGTAATGTTCCTGCCGGGAAAAAGATTTTTGGTTATCCCGCTCGTGATGCTGGATTAACCAAACGAATTATGGCTTCTGAGAAGCATCTTCCTGAGATTGTGAAGTATTTTCGGAAGAAATTAAAGGAATCTGAATAG